Genomic window (Sphingomonas japonica):
ATTTCCGCAAGATGGGCGGCAATGTCGGCGTGGCGGGCATCCTGATCAACAAGGACGACGGGTCGGGCGAGGCGCAGGCATTTGCCGATGCGGTCGGCATCCCGACGCTGATCTCGATTCCCGCGCACGAGGATATCCGCAAGAAATCGGCGAACTACCAGATCATCGGCACGTCGGACAGCCAATGGGGTCCGCTGTTCGCCGAGCTTGCCGACAATGTCGCGACCGCTCCGCCGGTACGCCCGACCCCGCTCGACCAGGACGGGCTGCTGGGGCTGTTCAAGCCCGAGGATACCGGCGGCAACGTCACGCTTAAGCCCGCGACGCAGGCGGACATGCGGGGCAAGCCGTTTGTCACCAAGCCGAGCCTCGAAGTCGTCTATGACGCAGTCTGACGCCTTTGCCACGCCACCGCGCGAGCGCGATCGGATCGCGCCTGCCGAGGGAGGCTGCGCCAGCGGCGAGACATTGCGCGCGGCGGCGGTCGAGGCCGGGAAATCGGATGTCCTCGACCGGTACGCCGCGGATTACCCCAAAGGCCCGCACGACCAGCCACAGTCGATGTGCCCCGCCTTCGGATCGCTGCGCGTGGGACTGCGCATGCGGCGTACCGCGACGGTGCTGTCGGGGTCGGCGTGCTGCGTCTATGGCCTGACCTTCACCAGCCATTTCTACGGCGCGCGGCGCAGCGTCGGCTATGTGCCGTTCAGTTCGGAGACTTTGGTCACCGGCAAGCTGTTCGAGGACATTCGCGACGCGGTGCACCAGCTCGCCGATCCGGCGCTGTACGACACGATCGTCGTGACCAATCTGTGCGTGCCGACCGCGAGCGGCGTGCCGCTGCAATTGCTGCCCGACAGCATCAACGGCGTGCGGGTGATCGGCATCGACGTTCCCGGATTCGGCGTGCCGACGCATGCCGAGGCAAAGGACGTGTTGGCCGGCGCGATGCTGGCCTATGCCCGCAAGGAAGCCGAGATCGGCCCGGTCGCCGCGCCGCGCGAGCGGTCCGATCGCCCGACGGTGACGCTCCTGGGCGAAATGTTTCCTGCAGACCCCCCGGGTATCGGGCAGATGCTCGAGCCGCTGGGCCTCGCCGCAGGGCCGGTCGTGCCGACGCGCGAATGGCGCGAGCTGTACGCTGCGCTCGACTGCGCCGTCGTCGCGGCGATCCATCCCTTCTACACCGCCAGCGTCCGCGAGTTCGAAGCGGCCGGGCGCAGCGTCGTCGGGTCCGCGCCGGTCGGCGTCGACGGCACCGCGGCATGGCTCGACGCGATCGGCTCCGCCTGCGGGATCGCCCGGGACAAGGTGGATGCGGCGAAGGATCGCTTCCTTCCGGCCATCGCCGCGGCACTGGCGGCCAAGCCGATTGCGGGGCGGATCACCGTGTCGGGCTATGAAGGATCCGAGCTGCTCGTCGCGCGGCTGCTGATCGAGAGCGGGGCGGACGTGCCCTATGTCGGCACCGCCTGCCCCCGAACGCGCTGGTCCGATCCCGACCGCGAATGGCTGGAGGCGAAGGGCGTTCGCGTCCAGTTCCGCGCCAGCCTCGAACGGGACATCGCCGCGCTCCATGAATTCGGCCCCGACCTTGCGATCGGCACGACGCCGGTGGTGCAGCATGCCAAGGCGCGCTCGATCCCGGCGCTGTATTTCACCAACCTGATCTCGGCGCGGCCGTTGATGGGGCCGGCGGGGGCGGGCAGCCTGGCGATGGTGGTCAATGCCGCGATGGCCAATCGCGACCGCTTTGCGAGGATGACCGAGTTCTTCGAAGGCGTCGGGGCGGGGCCGAGCGCCGGGCTATGGACGGAGACGCCGGTCGAGCGGCCGGACTTCAAGGCGAAATATGCGGCGCGGCGGATCGCGGCGGCGAAGGCCGTCGAAGCGGTGGGATCGTGACCCTCATCCTCGATCACGACCGTGCGGGTGGCTATTGGGGGGCGGTGTACGCGTTCACTGCGATCAAGGGGTTGCAGGTCATCATCGACGGACCGGTCGGGTGCGAGAACCTGCCGGTGACGTCGGTTCTTCACTACACCGACGCACTG
Coding sequences:
- the bchY gene encoding chlorophyllide a reductase subunit Y, producing the protein MTQSDAFATPPRERDRIAPAEGGCASGETLRAAAVEAGKSDVLDRYAADYPKGPHDQPQSMCPAFGSLRVGLRMRRTATVLSGSACCVYGLTFTSHFYGARRSVGYVPFSSETLVTGKLFEDIRDAVHQLADPALYDTIVVTNLCVPTASGVPLQLLPDSINGVRVIGIDVPGFGVPTHAEAKDVLAGAMLAYARKEAEIGPVAAPRERSDRPTVTLLGEMFPADPPGIGQMLEPLGLAAGPVVPTREWRELYAALDCAVVAAIHPFYTASVREFEAAGRSVVGSAPVGVDGTAAWLDAIGSACGIARDKVDAAKDRFLPAIAAALAAKPIAGRITVSGYEGSELLVARLLIESGADVPYVGTACPRTRWSDPDREWLEAKGVRVQFRASLERDIAALHEFGPDLAIGTTPVVQHAKARSIPALYFTNLISARPLMGPAGAGSLAMVVNAAMANRDRFARMTEFFEGVGAGPSAGLWTETPVERPDFKAKYAARRIAAAKAVEAVGS